A region of Prochlorococcus marinus subsp. pastoris str. CCMP1986 DNA encodes the following proteins:
- the pds gene encoding 15-cis-phytoene desaturase, translating into MRVVIAGAGLAGLSCAKYLVDNGHIPIVLEARDVLGGKVAAWKDEDGDWYETGLHIFFGAYPNMLQLFKELDIEDRLQWKSHSMIFNQPSEPGTYSRFDFPDIPAPANGVTAILSNNDMLSWNEKILFGLGLVPAMLRGQKYLDKCDSKSWTEWLKEHNIPERVNDEVFIAMSKALNFIGPDEISSTVLLTALNRFLQEKNGSKMAFLDGAPPERLCQPMVDYITERGGEVHMNSPLRKIDLNEDSTVKSFTIAPLDSDEKKKVITADAYVSAMPVDLFKLIIPDQWKGINAFSKLDGLIGVPVINIHLWFDKKLTDIDHLLFSRSPLLSVYADMSITCKEYEDPNRSMLELVFAPAKEWINRSDQDIVDATMEELKKLFPTHFIGDDKTKLRKFKVVKTPRSVYKAVPGCQEFRPSQRSPIKNFFLAGDYTMQKYLASMEGAVLSGKLCAETINKEYSKTSNIVSRETSKIN; encoded by the coding sequence ATGCGTGTTGTAATTGCAGGTGCAGGTTTAGCAGGTTTATCTTGCGCTAAATATCTTGTTGACAATGGCCACATACCCATAGTTTTAGAAGCCAGAGATGTACTTGGCGGTAAGGTCGCTGCTTGGAAAGACGAAGATGGAGATTGGTACGAGACAGGTTTACACATATTTTTTGGCGCTTATCCAAATATGCTCCAACTTTTCAAAGAATTAGACATAGAAGACAGACTTCAATGGAAAAGTCATTCAATGATTTTCAATCAACCTTCTGAGCCTGGTACTTACAGTAGATTTGATTTCCCTGACATACCTGCCCCTGCAAATGGAGTAACAGCAATTCTTAGTAACAATGACATGCTTTCATGGAATGAAAAGATTTTATTTGGCTTAGGTTTAGTTCCTGCAATGTTGAGAGGCCAGAAATATCTTGATAAATGTGATTCAAAATCATGGACAGAATGGTTAAAAGAACACAATATTCCTGAGAGAGTTAATGATGAAGTATTTATCGCTATGAGTAAAGCGCTTAATTTTATTGGACCTGATGAAATCTCATCAACAGTTTTATTAACAGCACTTAATAGATTTTTACAAGAAAAAAACGGCTCAAAAATGGCTTTCCTTGATGGGGCTCCACCAGAAAGACTTTGCCAACCAATGGTGGATTATATAACAGAGAGAGGAGGCGAGGTTCATATGAATAGTCCTCTAAGAAAAATAGACCTAAATGAGGATAGCACTGTAAAAAGCTTTACAATTGCCCCTTTAGACTCAGATGAAAAGAAAAAAGTGATTACAGCAGATGCCTACGTTAGTGCAATGCCTGTAGATCTTTTTAAACTAATAATTCCGGACCAATGGAAAGGTATAAATGCATTCTCAAAACTAGATGGTTTAATTGGAGTACCTGTAATTAATATTCATCTATGGTTTGATAAAAAATTAACGGATATTGATCACTTATTATTTAGTAGATCTCCTCTTCTAAGTGTTTATGCAGATATGAGTATTACTTGTAAGGAATATGAGGATCCAAATAGATCAATGCTTGAATTAGTTTTTGCTCCTGCAAAAGAATGGATTAATAGAAGTGATCAAGATATAGTCGATGCAACAATGGAAGAACTCAAAAAGTTATTTCCAACCCATTTTATTGGGGATGACAAAACTAAACTAAGAAAGTTTAAAGTTGTAAAAACACCCAGATCTGTATATAAAGCAGTCCCTGGATGTCAAGAATTCAGACCTAGTCAAAGATCTCCAATAAAAAACTTTTTTTTAGCAGGTGACTATACAATGCAAAAATATCTTGCTTCTATGGAGGGAGCTGTTTTAAGTGGTAAATTATGCGCAGAAACTATCAATAAAGAATATTCCAAAACATCAAATATTGTTTCACGAGAAACATCTAAAATAAATTAA
- a CDS encoding DUF3172 domain-containing protein, protein MNKYPNRGPRRDPGKNSYSSRDRDNYIQRDRRISPSNSGQKNNFSTGTIAVLAGVLILGVGIGSAITSTTDGGQGNIASQQQLDMAVPDPEFCRQWGASAFVIDVEMYTTLNPSTSFVTQPALQPGCVIRRENWTVLQKQGAISNEDVRECKQRMNTFAYIGSIRDKPIVKCVYQTDVNENKFIIKGDGQAEDGGVGINKEAIQF, encoded by the coding sequence GTGAATAAATATCCTAATAGAGGTCCAAGAAGAGACCCTGGCAAAAATTCCTACTCCTCAAGGGATCGCGATAACTATATACAGCGGGATAGACGTATATCACCTTCTAACTCTGGACAAAAAAATAATTTCAGCACCGGAACGATTGCTGTACTTGCTGGCGTTTTGATACTAGGGGTAGGTATAGGGAGCGCCATTACCAGTACAACAGATGGAGGGCAAGGTAATATAGCTAGTCAACAGCAATTAGATATGGCCGTTCCAGACCCTGAATTTTGTAGGCAATGGGGAGCAAGTGCTTTTGTGATTGATGTAGAAATGTATACAACACTTAATCCTTCAACTAGTTTCGTAACACAACCGGCACTGCAACCTGGCTGCGTTATTCGAAGGGAAAATTGGACAGTGTTACAAAAACAAGGAGCTATAAGTAATGAGGATGTTAGAGAATGTAAGCAAAGAATGAATACTTTTGCTTACATAGGTTCAATAAGAGATAAGCCTATTGTTAAGTGTGTGTATCAGACTGATGTAAATGAGAACAAATTCATTATCAAAGGAGATGGACAAGCTGAAGATGGAGGGGTGGGAATCAATAAGGAAGCTATTCAATTTTAG
- a CDS encoding NnrU family protein translates to METHKTSLLILGLILIFAVIHSGGAALRSRAEAFMGARLWRLLFVSLSLPSALILISYFLAHRYDGIRLWNFQGNHYVFLLVWILTAISFLFLYPATYNLLEIPSVLKPQVRIYGTGIMRITRHPQAFGQIIWCLAHTLWIGTSFTFITSIGLILHHLFAIWHGDKRLEIKFGEEFYKYKESTSIIPFVAIFDGRQQIKLKEFFKLSQIGILIAIAIIWWSHKYINIAVTTFNSSFMSKIFN, encoded by the coding sequence ATGGAGACTCACAAAACTTCGTTATTGATTTTGGGATTAATATTAATTTTTGCTGTTATACATAGTGGAGGTGCTGCTTTAAGAAGTAGAGCAGAGGCTTTTATGGGAGCAAGATTATGGAGATTGCTTTTTGTTTCTTTGAGTTTGCCATCTGCACTGATTTTAATCAGTTATTTCTTAGCTCATAGATACGATGGAATTAGATTATGGAATTTTCAGGGTAATCATTATGTATTTTTGTTGGTTTGGATTTTAACTGCTATCAGTTTCTTATTTTTATATCCTGCAACATATAATTTATTAGAAATTCCTTCAGTTTTAAAACCTCAAGTTAGGATATATGGCACTGGAATAATGAGAATAACAAGACATCCGCAAGCATTTGGCCAAATTATATGGTGTTTAGCTCATACATTATGGATTGGGACATCTTTTACATTCATAACTTCGATAGGGCTAATTTTGCATCATCTTTTTGCAATATGGCATGGTGATAAAAGATTAGAAATTAAATTTGGTGAAGAATTTTATAAGTACAAAGAAAGTACCTCAATAATCCCATTTGTCGCAATATTTGATGGAAGACAGCAAATTAAACTAAAAGAATTTTTTAAATTATCACAAATTGGGATATTAATAGCCATTGCAATAATCTGGTGGTCT
- a CDS encoding LysR family transcriptional regulator: MPELPFTLDQLRILKAIAAQGSFKKAADLLYVTQPAVSLQIQNLEKQLEITIFDRGGRKALLTEGGKLLLEYCERILNQCDEACKAIEDLNSLKGGTLIIGASQTTGTYLMPRMIGLFRQKYPDVSVQLQVHSTRRTGWSVANGQIDLAIIGGQLPSDLENLLQVIPYATDELALVLPPKHPLANKKELMKEDLYKLNFVTLDSQSTTRKVVDKLLKDSGLDIQRLKIEMELNSLEAIKNAVQSGLGVSFLPVVSIERELTGGSIHKPHLADLEVKRELKLITNPSRYTSRASEVFKKYILPQFASSESPLRQVNSI, encoded by the coding sequence ATGCCAGAATTACCGTTTACTCTTGACCAATTAAGAATATTAAAAGCTATTGCAGCTCAAGGAAGTTTTAAAAAGGCTGCTGATTTACTTTATGTGACTCAACCAGCTGTCAGTTTGCAAATTCAAAATTTAGAAAAACAACTTGAAATAACAATTTTTGATAGAGGTGGTAGAAAAGCACTTTTAACGGAAGGAGGTAAGCTTTTACTTGAATATTGCGAAAGAATACTTAATCAATGTGATGAGGCTTGCAAAGCTATTGAAGACTTAAATAGTTTAAAAGGCGGAACACTCATAATTGGAGCTAGTCAAACTACCGGTACCTACTTAATGCCAAGAATGATAGGGCTTTTTCGTCAAAAATATCCTGATGTATCTGTCCAACTACAAGTTCACAGTACTAGAAGAACAGGTTGGAGCGTTGCTAATGGTCAAATTGATTTAGCAATAATTGGAGGTCAATTACCAAGCGATCTAGAAAACTTGTTACAAGTAATTCCATATGCAACTGATGAATTAGCTCTTGTATTACCACCAAAACACCCACTTGCAAACAAGAAAGAATTGATGAAAGAAGATTTATACAAACTAAATTTCGTCACATTAGATTCTCAATCAACAACCAGAAAAGTTGTTGATAAACTTTTAAAGGATTCTGGTCTTGATATTCAAAGATTAAAAATAGAAATGGAGTTAAATTCTCTTGAAGCAATTAAAAATGCAGTTCAATCTGGTCTTGGTGTTTCTTTTTTACCTGTTGTTTCTATTGAGAGAGAATTAACAGGTGGGTCAATTCACAAACCCCACCTAGCTGATTTAGAGGTAAAAAGGGAGTTAAAATTAATTACAAATCCATCAAGATACACATCTAGAGCATCAGAAGTTTTTAAAAAATATATATTGCCTCAATTTGCAAGCTCTGAGAGCCCATTAAGGCAAGTTAACTCAATCTAA
- the ndhM gene encoding NAD(P)H-quinone oxidoreductase subunit M — protein MEKMLLKSTTRHVRIFTADVINNDLVFHPNKLTLDLDPDNEFIWNEDSLKKVNQRFTELVQERAGKSLDDYELRKIGSEIEGLIKYLLQNGLLSYNPECRVMNYSMGLPKTKEVL, from the coding sequence ATGGAAAAAATGCTTTTAAAGTCAACCACTAGGCATGTAAGAATTTTTACTGCTGATGTGATTAATAACGATTTAGTATTCCATCCTAATAAATTAACTCTCGACTTAGATCCTGATAATGAATTCATTTGGAATGAAGACTCCTTAAAAAAAGTAAATCAAAGATTTACTGAACTTGTTCAAGAAAGAGCCGGAAAAAGTTTAGATGACTATGAACTTCGTAAAATAGGATCAGAAATTGAAGGTTTAATCAAATATTTGCTTCAAAATGGATTACTAAGCTATAACCCCGAATGTAGAGTCATGAATTATTCAATGGGTTTACCTAAGACTAAAGAAGTACTGTGA